Proteins from a single region of Deltaproteobacteria bacterium:
- the ttcA gene encoding tRNA 2-thiocytidine(32) synthetase TtcA, translating into MPHIDRLSLRSADRVPRGDAPALLRAIAKKAGRCIDDFDLIEPGDRIMVCLSGGKDSYALLDVLRHLQARAPIRFDLLAVNVDQGWPGYEVERLRAFLVAEGVPYELVAEDFASVVEANLPAGATPCSLCSRLRRGVLYNLADRLGCSKIALGHHMDDLIETVVLNLFFSGRLASMPPLLRSDDSRNTVIRPLAYVPESWLAAYAQRRGFPILSCACPTCGLPDQKRQVVKRLLAALEADHPGLKHQMLAALRNVHPSHLLDARLPGAPGHRR; encoded by the coding sequence ATGCCACACATCGACCGGCTCTCGCTGCGCAGCGCCGACCGCGTCCCTCGCGGGGATGCCCCGGCCCTGCTGCGTGCGATCGCCAAAAAAGCCGGCCGCTGTATCGACGACTTCGACTTGATCGAGCCGGGCGATCGCATCATGGTGTGCCTGTCCGGCGGCAAGGACTCGTACGCGCTGCTCGACGTGCTGCGCCACCTTCAGGCGCGCGCCCCGATCCGCTTCGACCTGCTGGCCGTCAACGTCGACCAGGGTTGGCCGGGCTACGAGGTTGAACGCCTCCGCGCGTTCCTCGTCGCCGAGGGGGTGCCGTACGAACTGGTCGCCGAGGACTTCGCGTCGGTCGTCGAGGCGAATCTTCCCGCGGGCGCGACGCCGTGCTCGCTGTGCTCGCGACTCCGCCGGGGAGTGCTCTACAACCTCGCCGATCGCCTCGGTTGCAGCAAGATCGCGCTCGGGCACCACATGGACGACCTGATCGAAACCGTGGTGCTCAACCTGTTTTTTTCGGGGCGTCTGGCGTCCATGCCGCCCCTGTTGCGGTCGGACGACAGCCGCAACACGGTCATCCGGCCCCTCGCCTACGTCCCCGAATCGTGGCTGGCGGCCTACGCGCAGCGGCGCGGGTTCCCGATCCTGTCGTGCGCGTGCCCGACCTGCGGCTTGCCCGACCAGAAGCGACAGGTCGTCAAGCGGCTGCTCGCCGCGCTGGAGGCCGACCACCCGGGCCTCAAGCACCAGATGCTGGCGGCATTGCGCAACGTCCACCCCTCTCACCTGTTGGATGCCCGCCTGCCGGGCGCTCCCGGTCACCGCCGGTGA
- a CDS encoding DUF4339 domain-containing protein, which yields MKFQCDRCKTRYSIADERVRGKILKIRCKNCEAVITVREGMDAPSARRPAVAAKPKADSKPVLRGAFERAMGGATEPGQADFDDDRTVLSDGPPPPQMEEEWYVSVDGEQFGPFTLAAARDWVAARDPGDELYCWSEGFDDWLPTEKVSHFRGLRGRPPSRAPRARPASPVAPVVPAAQPAETTPKPLFAATLDQIEREESSRVGGARPAGANGRSASTASDAASAAHAGKDAFEFDVGEASRVVKLPMLADSVRAGSASPPLPGMAGADRIGAGSGAAATIDRLGGGPPVAVPIAAAADAVSPDVLQPRRSPARRHVALLAGVAAVALVGVIGAVIAFSGDDAAGSDPNRLVRARSSAEGLGETLDPRTIKIVETKEVRVPVRSGGGGDRRSSPGASRGGSSSDSAAGGETRLAGKTDDFDFGASSGGARELTADDVAAVYRDNQLAVKLCYERALKKDPLLDVRKVYVDMTIAPSGVVTDVRLSDYANTELGRCIVSRMRRWRFRQSTKAFTGRFPLVFRN from the coding sequence ATGAAGTTTCAGTGTGACCGCTGCAAGACTCGCTATTCGATCGCCGACGAGCGCGTCCGCGGCAAGATCCTGAAGATTCGCTGCAAGAACTGCGAAGCGGTCATCACGGTCCGCGAGGGCATGGATGCCCCGAGCGCGCGGCGCCCCGCCGTCGCCGCCAAGCCGAAGGCGGACAGCAAGCCGGTATTGCGCGGCGCATTCGAGCGCGCGATGGGCGGGGCCACGGAACCGGGCCAGGCCGACTTCGACGACGATCGCACGGTGCTGTCCGACGGCCCGCCGCCTCCGCAGATGGAGGAGGAGTGGTACGTCTCCGTCGACGGTGAGCAGTTCGGCCCGTTCACGCTCGCCGCGGCGCGCGACTGGGTCGCCGCGCGCGATCCCGGCGACGAGCTGTATTGCTGGAGCGAGGGGTTCGACGATTGGCTGCCCACCGAGAAGGTGAGCCACTTTCGCGGCTTGCGCGGCCGGCCGCCTTCGCGCGCGCCGCGGGCGCGGCCCGCGAGCCCCGTCGCGCCGGTCGTGCCGGCGGCGCAGCCGGCCGAGACGACGCCGAAGCCGCTGTTTGCCGCCACGCTCGATCAGATCGAGCGGGAAGAGAGTTCGCGGGTCGGCGGCGCGCGGCCGGCCGGGGCCAACGGCCGCTCCGCGTCCACCGCGAGCGACGCGGCCTCGGCGGCGCACGCCGGCAAAGACGCCTTCGAGTTCGACGTCGGCGAGGCCTCGCGAGTCGTCAAGCTGCCGATGCTCGCCGACTCGGTGCGCGCCGGCTCGGCGTCGCCGCCGCTGCCGGGCATGGCCGGCGCCGATCGCATCGGTGCGGGCAGCGGAGCGGCGGCGACCATCGACCGCCTCGGCGGCGGGCCACCGGTCGCCGTTCCGATCGCGGCAGCCGCCGACGCGGTGTCCCCCGACGTGCTGCAACCGCGGCGGTCGCCCGCGCGCCGGCACGTCGCGCTGCTCGCCGGCGTCGCCGCCGTCGCGTTGGTGGGCGTCATCGGCGCCGTGATCGCGTTTTCCGGCGACGACGCGGCGGGTTCCGACCCGAATCGCCTCGTCCGCGCGCGGTCGAGCGCCGAGGGGCTCGGGGAGACACTCGACCCGCGCACGATCAAGATCGTCGAAACGAAAGAGGTGCGCGTTCCGGTGCGCAGCGGTGGCGGGGGCGACCGGCGTTCGTCGCCGGGGGCGTCTCGCGGAGGCTCGTCGTCCGACAGCGCGGCGGGGGGCGAGACGCGATTGGCCGGCAAGACGGACGATTTCGACTTCGGCGCGTCGTCGGGAGGGGCGCGCGAGCTGACCGCCGACGACGTCGCCGCGGTCTACCGCGACAACCAGCTCGCGGTGAAGCTGTGTTACGAACGCGCGCTCAAGAAAGACCCGCTGTTGGACGTGCGCAAGGTCTACGTCGACATGACGATCGCGCCGTCCGGAGTCGTCACGGACGTCCGCCTGTCTGACTACGCGAACACCGAACTCGGCCGCTGCATCGTGTCGCGGATGCGCCGGTGGCGGTTCCGCCAGAGCACGAAGGCGTTCACCGGTCGGTTCCCGCTGGTGTTTCGCAACTGA
- the thiI gene encoding tRNA 4-thiouridine(8) synthase ThiI, whose translation MSSATCDTVVLRVAEIFLKGRNRRTFFAAFVRRARDLVADLDGVSVHAAHMRVYVDHPPDLGPRCVARLSRLFGLQSMSPAVRCERSIDAIRATAVALARAIPPGETFKIETKRSDKKFPIRSQAVSREVGAAVVEATGLPVDVRSPRHVIHVEIGVDRTIVFRDVIPGPGGLPVGVSGRVGLLLSGGIDSPVAGWYAMRRGCSVFAIYFHSFPYTGDKTKDKVVDLARSLARWQGRMAVRVVHFTDVQKALRDAGPAELAVLLYRRMMMRVASLLAAREGADALVTGENLGQVASQTLRNLAVIEDAASLPILRPLLTFDKLEIIERARAIGTYELSILPYDDCCSLFVPKHPATRARLEDLRAAESRLDIDAAAAELADGAERIDV comes from the coding sequence ATGTCCTCCGCGACCTGTGACACCGTCGTCCTGCGCGTCGCCGAGATCTTTCTCAAGGGGCGCAATCGCCGGACCTTCTTCGCGGCGTTCGTGCGGCGCGCGCGCGATCTCGTCGCCGACCTCGACGGCGTGTCGGTCCATGCTGCACACATGCGCGTCTACGTCGACCACCCGCCCGACCTCGGCCCGCGGTGCGTCGCGCGCCTGTCGCGACTCTTCGGCCTGCAGTCGATGTCGCCGGCCGTGCGCTGCGAGCGATCGATCGACGCGATCCGAGCCACCGCCGTCGCGCTCGCGCGCGCGATCCCCCCCGGCGAGACGTTCAAGATCGAGACGAAGCGGTCGGACAAGAAGTTTCCGATCCGATCGCAAGCAGTGTCGCGCGAGGTCGGCGCGGCCGTCGTCGAGGCCACGGGTCTGCCGGTCGACGTGCGGTCGCCGCGCCACGTCATCCACGTCGAAATCGGCGTCGACCGCACGATCGTGTTCCGCGACGTCATCCCCGGCCCGGGCGGCCTGCCGGTGGGCGTGTCGGGGCGGGTGGGCCTGCTGTTGTCGGGCGGCATCGATTCGCCGGTCGCGGGGTGGTATGCGATGCGCCGCGGCTGCTCCGTGTTCGCGATCTACTTCCACTCGTTCCCGTACACGGGCGACAAGACCAAGGACAAGGTGGTCGATCTCGCGCGGTCGCTCGCGCGCTGGCAGGGTCGCATGGCCGTGCGCGTGGTCCACTTCACCGACGTGCAAAAGGCGCTGCGCGACGCCGGCCCTGCCGAGCTGGCCGTCCTGCTGTACCGGCGCATGATGATGCGGGTCGCCAGCCTCCTCGCCGCGCGCGAAGGCGCGGACGCGCTCGTCACCGGCGAGAACCTCGGCCAGGTCGCGTCGCAAACCCTCCGCAACCTCGCCGTCATCGAGGACGCCGCGTCGCTGCCGATCTTGCGTCCGCTGTTGACGTTCGACAAGCTCGAGATCATCGAACGGGCGCGGGCAATTGGCACCTACGAGCTGTCGATTCTGCCGTACGACGACTGCTGCTCGCTGTTCGTACCCAAGCACCCGGCGACGCGCGCCCGGCTCGAGGATCTTCGCGCCGCCGAGTCCCGGCTCGACATCGACGCGGCGGCGGCGGAACTCGCGGACGGCGCCGAGCGCATCGACGTGTGA
- a CDS encoding cysteine desulfurase, producing MDAVYLDNAATTRVAAGVADVVVACLREDYGNPSSAHAAGIAAARRVKTARAALLAALGDEDAGAGDVYFTSGGTEADAIGTIGAARARRGRHLLCSAIEHPAVLESLALLESDGWQVDRIPVTRDGVIDLDRAATMLRDDTAVVAVMLVNNEIGTIQPVADLARAVRDRCADAHVHCDAVQALGKIPIDVRALGVDSVAVSAHKLHGPKGVGALWLRRGARVRPLWAGGGQQRGVRSGTENVPGIAGFGEAARLATADLAAQGDRWRTMRQQLVDALRTAGVAVRENAAGAPRAPHIASLAIDGAPAEPLLHALEARGVLVSAGSACASRHKGPSHVLRAIRVPDRAGTLRVSFGRDTTFEQVTRAAEVLVDVLRDL from the coding sequence GTGGACGCAGTCTACCTGGACAACGCCGCCACCACGCGCGTCGCGGCCGGCGTGGCCGACGTCGTGGTCGCGTGCCTGCGCGAGGACTACGGCAACCCGTCGTCGGCCCACGCGGCCGGCATCGCCGCGGCTCGCCGGGTCAAGACCGCGCGCGCGGCGCTGCTCGCGGCGCTCGGCGACGAGGATGCCGGCGCCGGGGACGTCTACTTCACCTCGGGCGGCACCGAGGCCGACGCGATCGGGACGATCGGCGCGGCGCGCGCGCGCCGCGGCCGCCACCTGCTGTGCTCGGCGATCGAGCATCCGGCCGTCCTCGAGTCGCTGGCGCTGCTCGAATCCGACGGCTGGCAGGTCGACCGCATTCCGGTCACGCGCGACGGCGTCATCGATCTCGACCGCGCCGCGACGATGCTGCGCGACGACACCGCCGTCGTCGCGGTCATGCTGGTCAACAACGAGATCGGCACGATCCAGCCGGTCGCGGACCTGGCGCGCGCGGTCCGCGACCGCTGCGCCGATGCGCACGTTCACTGCGACGCCGTGCAGGCGTTGGGCAAGATTCCGATCGACGTACGCGCGCTCGGCGTCGACAGCGTCGCGGTGTCGGCGCACAAGCTACACGGTCCCAAGGGCGTCGGCGCGCTGTGGTTGCGGCGGGGCGCGCGCGTGCGGCCGCTGTGGGCCGGCGGAGGCCAGCAGCGCGGCGTGCGCTCCGGCACGGAGAACGTGCCCGGCATCGCCGGGTTCGGCGAGGCGGCGCGCCTGGCCACGGCGGACCTCGCGGCGCAGGGCGACCGATGGCGCACGATGCGCCAGCAGCTCGTCGACGCACTGCGCACGGCCGGCGTCGCGGTGCGCGAAAATGCCGCGGGCGCGCCGCGCGCACCGCACATCGCGAGCCTCGCCATCGACGGCGCGCCGGCCGAGCCGCTGTTGCACGCGCTCGAGGCACGCGGTGTGTTGGTGTCGGCCGGATCGGCGTGCGCGTCGCGCCACAAGGGTCCCAGCCACGTGCTGCGCGCCATCCGCGTGCCGGACCGCGCCGGCACCCTGCGCGTGTCGTTCGGCCGCGACACGACGTTCGAGCAGGTGACCCGAGCCGCCGAGGTGCTGGTCGATGTCCTCCGCGACCTGTGA
- a CDS encoding coproporphyrinogen III oxidase family protein — translation MRWRRCPHPAIAYDGGMDGTRTAAAAGSADGSAPFGLYVHYPYCRVRCSYCDFPIAIARGEPPHRDYLAAVVAELDRRAPTFAGRRLVSVYFGGGTPSLWPPECIAQVVAAARARFGGAALREVTLEANPTDCTPERIAAWRAAGVDRLSIGVQSLDPGELATLGRDHRHGDGEAAVRTALAAGMPRVSADVILGTPGGRGPGVRRIAAIDPGHISVYELTIEPRTPLAAAVRRGALQPLSDDALAEAYERVHSVLTARGYEHYEVSSYARPGHRAVHNSLYWQGAEFLGVGAGAASFWRTPAGGVRETNPRSVVAYLRGKPPDRVELSAGDVERDRLWLGLRTADGVAGAPRALADRLVGAGLARVDGDRILPTLRGFLFADRVARWVVEG, via the coding sequence ATGCGGTGGCGCCGGTGCCCGCACCCCGCGATCGCGTACGATGGCGGCATGGACGGTACGCGCACCGCCGCCGCCGCGGGATCGGCCGACGGCTCGGCGCCGTTCGGGCTGTACGTACACTATCCGTACTGCCGGGTGCGCTGTAGCTACTGCGACTTTCCGATCGCGATCGCGCGCGGCGAACCGCCCCACCGCGACTACCTCGCGGCCGTCGTCGCAGAACTCGACCGCCGCGCCCCGACGTTCGCCGGGCGCCGGCTGGTGTCGGTGTACTTCGGCGGCGGCACCCCGTCGCTGTGGCCGCCGGAGTGCATCGCGCAGGTGGTCGCCGCGGCCCGCGCGCGGTTCGGCGGCGCTGCGCTGCGCGAGGTCACGCTCGAGGCCAACCCGACCGACTGCACGCCGGAGCGGATCGCGGCGTGGCGCGCGGCCGGCGTCGACCGGCTGTCGATCGGCGTCCAATCGCTGGATCCCGGCGAGCTGGCGACCCTCGGCCGCGACCACCGCCACGGCGACGGCGAGGCCGCCGTCCGCACGGCGTTGGCGGCCGGCATGCCGCGCGTGTCCGCCGATGTCATCCTCGGTACGCCGGGCGGCCGAGGCCCCGGCGTCCGCCGGATCGCGGCGATCGACCCGGGTCACATCTCCGTGTACGAACTCACGATCGAGCCGCGTACGCCGCTGGCGGCGGCGGTGCGCCGGGGCGCCCTCCAGCCGCTGTCGGACGACGCGCTGGCGGAGGCGTACGAGCGCGTCCACTCGGTGCTCACTGCGCGCGGCTACGAGCACTACGAGGTGTCGTCGTACGCGCGGCCGGGGCACCGCGCGGTTCACAACTCGTTGTATTGGCAGGGGGCTGAGTTCCTCGGAGTCGGCGCCGGGGCCGCGTCGTTCTGGCGCACGCCGGCCGGCGGGGTGCGCGAGACCAACCCGCGCTCGGTCGTCGCCTACCTGCGCGGGAAGCCGCCCGACCGCGTCGAGCTGTCCGCCGGCGACGTCGAACGCGACCGCCTGTGGCTGGGCCTGCGCACCGCCGACGGAGTCGCGGGCGCGCCGCGCGCGCTGGCCGACCGGCTGGTGGGAGCGGGGCTCGCGCGGGTCGACGGCGACCGTATCCTACCGACATTGCGCGGGTTCCTGTTCGCCGACCGCGTGGCGCGATGGGTCGTCGAGGGGTAG
- the hrcA gene encoding heat-inducible transcription repressor HrcA, producing the protein MSSSVRRAAEAPASAGSRRSTRVTSPCTNSRSSRVRRWRRRCAGAPSSRCRTTRWRRRTSASTRCSLRAATSTTRCRRTRGRGTARFTTRCIGRGLSSSESAPGPRRSGARRPAGCARPTRARSSPTCAGSRPTASSCPPATSNATACGWACAPPTESRARRARWPTGWWERGSRGSTATVSYRHCAGSCSPTAWRDGSSRGRVKGGVAVMADLSLRAKRILHAVVAEYLQTGEAVGSRTITRRHNIDLSPATVRNVMADLEDLGLLDQPHTSAGRVPTAAGLRFFIDSLLKVRSLSPQEKQQIRERYATARDPDEVWQHTSKVLAEITRHAGIVLAPLPERQRFQHIEFVPLRDGKVLAVLVTTDGQIENKLFTTDRPVDERQLERIHNYLDTLLGGLTLDEVRERVVAELGKEKNRYDDLVAQALRLSHAALVDARRDADVIVTGSANLVDTGHHKDPAELERMRALLQALEDKELLVRLLDRAMEGPGIQVFLGAETAADALEDASIVAATYGPEDRPLGAIAVVGPKRMNYGKVISIVDFTATLVSGVLHGGE; encoded by the coding sequence ATGTCATCCTCGGTACGCCGGGCGGCCGAGGCCCCGGCGTCCGCCGGATCGCGGCGATCGACCCGGGTCACATCTCCGTGTACGAACTCACGATCGAGCCGCGTACGCCGCTGGCGGCGGCGGTGCGCCGGGGCGCCCTCCAGCCGCTGTCGGACGACGCGCTGGCGGAGGCGTACGAGCGCGTCCACTCGGTGCTCACTGCGCGCGGCTACGAGCACTACGAGGTGTCGTCGTACGCGCGGCCGGGGCACCGCGCGGTTCACAACTCGTTGTATTGGCAGGGGGCTGAGTTCCTCGGAGTCGGCGCCGGGGCCGCGTCGTTCTGGCGCACGCCGGCCGGCGGGGTGCGCGAGACCAACCCGCGCTCGGTCGTCGCCTACCTGCGCGGGAAGCCGCCCGACCGCGTCGAGCTGTCCGCCGGCGACGTCGAACGCGACCGCCTGTGGCTGGGCCTGCGCACCGCCGACGGAGTCGCGGGCGCGCCGCGCGCGCTGGCCGACCGGCTGGTGGGAGCGGGGCTCGCGCGGGTCGACGGCGACCGTATCCTACCGACATTGCGCGGGTTCCTGTTCGCCGACCGCGTGGCGCGATGGGTCGTCGAGGGGTAGAGTAAAGGGAGGAGTTGCCGTCATGGCCGATCTGTCGCTGCGCGCCAAGCGGATTCTTCACGCCGTCGTGGCCGAGTACCTGCAAACCGGCGAGGCCGTCGGGTCGCGGACCATCACGCGCCGCCACAACATCGACCTGTCGCCGGCGACGGTCCGCAACGTCATGGCCGACCTGGAGGACCTGGGCCTGCTCGACCAGCCGCACACGTCGGCCGGTCGCGTGCCCACGGCGGCGGGGCTGCGGTTCTTCATCGATTCGCTGCTGAAGGTGCGCAGCCTGTCGCCCCAGGAGAAGCAACAAATCCGCGAGCGCTATGCGACGGCCCGCGATCCGGACGAGGTGTGGCAGCACACGTCCAAGGTGCTGGCCGAGATCACGCGCCACGCCGGTATCGTGCTCGCGCCGCTCCCCGAGCGCCAGCGTTTTCAGCACATCGAGTTCGTTCCGCTGCGCGACGGCAAGGTGCTCGCCGTGCTGGTCACCACCGACGGGCAGATCGAAAACAAGCTGTTTACGACCGATCGGCCCGTCGACGAGCGCCAGCTCGAGCGCATCCACAACTATCTCGACACCCTACTGGGCGGGCTGACACTCGACGAGGTGCGCGAGCGGGTCGTCGCGGAACTCGGCAAGGAGAAGAATCGCTACGACGATCTCGTGGCGCAGGCCTTGCGCCTGAGCCACGCGGCGCTCGTCGATGCGCGCCGGGACGCCGACGTGATCGTGACCGGAAGCGCGAATCTGGTCGACACCGGGCACCACAAGGATCCCGCGGAACTCGAGCGCATGCGCGCGCTGCTGCAGGCGCTCGAGGACAAGGAACTGCTGGTGCGCCTGCTCGACCGGGCGATGGAGGGGCCCGGCATCCAGGTGTTCCTCGGCGCGGAGACCGCCGCCGACGCGCTCGAGGACGCCTCGATCGTCGCGGCGACATACGGGCCGGAGGACCGGCCACTCGGGGCGATCGCGGTCGTCGGCCCCAAGCGGATGAACTACGGCAAGGTGATCTCCATCGTCGACTTCACCGCTACGCTCGTGAGCGGGGTGCTGCACGGCGGTGAGTGA
- the grpE gene encoding nucleotide exchange factor GrpE: MSDKPNEHIDEASGGAPDTDPADARDAADDDADEIPVEVDAEDSGAHGGSDGDLGGAVDALDRDDLLALLGEAEADRAALRQQVDALRAQVDALEAEKKELHERMLRLAADMDNLRKRTRRDLEDGRIDQQAKVLKEVLPAIDNLDRALQHAAGGTADVAAIVEGIQLVLRQIEQSLERVGVKVIDAKGKPFDPNVHEAVSQAPSADVPAGSVLEVLQRGYTIQNRLLRPSLVVVATAPVAADGAAGADPAGPQGAGADGGEVGDPAAAAPAVGAEQSDGAGGDAAAGDASDAERAEPGGEAQGDAGAPADEGPSGRGG; the protein is encoded by the coding sequence ATGAGCGACAAGCCGAACGAGCACATCGACGAGGCCAGCGGCGGCGCGCCGGACACCGACCCGGCGGACGCCCGCGACGCGGCCGACGACGACGCCGACGAGATTCCGGTCGAGGTCGACGCGGAGGACTCCGGGGCGCACGGCGGAAGCGACGGCGACCTCGGCGGCGCGGTCGACGCGCTCGACCGCGACGACCTGCTCGCGCTGCTCGGCGAGGCGGAGGCCGACCGGGCGGCGCTGCGACAGCAGGTCGATGCGCTGCGCGCGCAGGTCGATGCCCTCGAGGCGGAAAAGAAGGAACTGCACGAGCGCATGCTCCGCCTCGCGGCGGACATGGACAACCTGCGCAAGCGGACCCGCCGCGACCTCGAAGACGGCCGCATCGATCAGCAGGCGAAGGTGCTCAAGGAGGTGCTGCCGGCCATCGACAACCTCGACCGCGCCCTGCAACACGCCGCAGGCGGGACGGCCGACGTGGCGGCGATCGTCGAGGGGATCCAACTCGTGCTGCGCCAGATCGAGCAGTCGCTCGAGCGCGTCGGCGTCAAGGTGATCGACGCCAAGGGCAAGCCTTTCGATCCGAACGTCCACGAGGCCGTGTCGCAGGCGCCGAGTGCCGACGTGCCCGCCGGCAGCGTGCTCGAGGTGCTCCAGCGCGGGTACACGATCCAGAACCGGTTGCTGCGGCCGTCGCTGGTGGTCGTGGCGACCGCACCGGTCGCCGCCGACGGCGCCGCCGGGGCGGACCCGGCCGGCCCGCAGGGCGCCGGCGCGGACGGCGGTGAGGTCGGCGACCCGGCCGCGGCGGCGCCGGCCGTCGGGGCCGAGCAGTCCGATGGCGCGGGCGGTGACGCGGCGGCCGGCGATGCGTCCGACGCCGAGCGCGCGGAACCGGGCGGCGAGGCGCAGGGCGACGCGGGTGCACCGGCGGACGAGGGGCCGTCGGGACGGGGAGGCTGA
- the dnaK gene encoding molecular chaperone DnaK produces MGRVIGIDLGTTNSCVAVMEGDQPVVIANAEGARTTPSIVAFAETGERLVGQIAKRQAVTNAENTVYAIKRLMGRKIGSPEVAGLAKTCPYKIVGAKNGDARVEVRGKSYSPPEISAMILAKMKSTAEDYLGEPVTEAVITVPAYFDDAQRQATKDAGRIAGLDVLRIINEPTAAALAYGRTTEAAERVAVYDLGGGTFDISILELSQGVFQVKSTAGDTFLGGEDFDRAIIDYLIDLFAREHGGADLSGDKMALQRLKEAAEKAKHELSSAMDTDINLPFIFADDSGPKHLQAHLTRAQLEKMVEPLIQQTLEPCRRALADAGIGPGDVDVVILVGGQTRMPRVQQVVSEFFGREAHRGVNPDEVVAVGAAIQGGVLSGEVQEVLLLDVTPLSLGVETAGGVFTKLIPRNTTIPTQKTEIFSTAVDNQDFVNIHVLQGEREMAADNKSLAHFQLVGIPPAPRGVPRIEVTFDIDANGILTVSATDLGTGKEQSVNVVPTSGLSEQDIERLIAEAAEQADADAERRALAEARNQAESLLYTSERALAEFGEVLGDEERAALEADIADCKRIIEEGGIDEVREAMQRLELSAQRIGEILYESAGGGGSDGSIGEA; encoded by the coding sequence GTGGGGCGCGTGATCGGCATCGATCTGGGTACGACCAACTCGTGCGTCGCGGTCATGGAGGGCGACCAGCCGGTCGTGATCGCCAACGCGGAGGGAGCGCGCACGACGCCGTCGATCGTCGCGTTCGCGGAGACCGGTGAGCGATTGGTCGGTCAGATCGCGAAACGCCAGGCGGTCACGAACGCGGAGAACACGGTCTACGCGATCAAGCGGCTGATGGGGCGCAAGATCGGATCGCCCGAGGTCGCCGGGCTGGCCAAGACGTGCCCCTACAAGATCGTCGGCGCGAAAAACGGCGACGCCCGCGTCGAGGTCCGGGGTAAGTCGTACTCGCCGCCGGAGATCTCGGCGATGATCCTCGCCAAGATGAAGTCGACCGCCGAGGACTACCTCGGCGAGCCGGTCACCGAGGCGGTCATTACGGTGCCGGCGTACTTCGACGACGCGCAGCGGCAGGCGACGAAGGACGCGGGGCGGATCGCCGGGCTCGACGTGCTGCGCATCATCAACGAGCCGACGGCGGCCGCGCTCGCGTACGGGCGCACGACCGAGGCGGCCGAGCGCGTGGCCGTGTACGACCTCGGCGGCGGGACGTTCGACATTTCGATTCTCGAGCTGTCCCAGGGAGTGTTCCAGGTCAAGTCGACCGCGGGCGACACGTTCCTCGGCGGCGAGGACTTCGACCGCGCGATCATCGACTACTTGATCGATTTGTTCGCACGCGAGCACGGCGGAGCCGACCTGAGCGGCGACAAGATGGCGCTGCAACGGCTCAAGGAGGCGGCAGAGAAGGCCAAGCACGAGCTGTCGAGCGCAATGGACACGGACATCAACTTGCCGTTCATCTTCGCGGACGACAGCGGGCCCAAGCACTTGCAGGCGCATCTGACTCGCGCGCAACTCGAAAAGATGGTCGAGCCGCTGATCCAGCAGACGCTCGAGCCGTGCCGGCGCGCGCTCGCCGACGCGGGCATCGGTCCCGGCGATGTCGATGTGGTGATCCTCGTCGGCGGCCAGACCCGCATGCCGCGCGTACAGCAGGTCGTGTCGGAGTTCTTTGGCCGCGAGGCGCATCGCGGCGTCAACCCCGACGAAGTCGTCGCGGTCGGAGCGGCGATCCAGGGGGGCGTCCTCAGCGGCGAGGTGCAGGAGGTGCTGCTGTTGGACGTCACGCCGCTGTCTCTCGGCGTCGAGACGGCGGGCGGCGTGTTCACCAAGCTGATCCCGCGCAACACGACGATTCCGACGCAAAAGACGGAGATCTTTTCGACCGCGGTCGACAACCAGGACTTCGTCAACATTCACGTGTTGCAGGGCGAGCGCGAGATGGCGGCGGACAACAAGTCGCTCGCTCACTTCCAACTCGTCGGCATTCCGCCGGCGCCCCGCGGGGTGCCACGCATCGAGGTGACGTTCGACATCGACGCCAACGGCATCCTCACCGTATCGGCAACGGATCTCGGGACCGGGAAGGAGCAGTCGGTCAACGTGGTGCCGACCAGCGGGTTGTCCGAGCAGGACATCGAGCGGCTGATCGCCGAGGCGGCGGAGCAGGCCGACGCGGACGCCGAGCGGCGCGCGCTCGCTGAGGCGCGCAACCAGGCCGAGTCGCTGCTGTACACGTCGGAGCGCGCGCTCGCGGAGTTCGGGGAGGTGCTCGGCGACGAAGAGCGCGCGGCCCTCGAGGCCGACATCGCCGACTGCAAGCGAATCATCGAGGAGGGCGGCATCGACGAGGTGCGCGAGGCGATGCAGCGGCTGGAACTGTCGGCGCAGCGGATCGGCGAGATCTTGTACGAGAGCGCCGGCGGCGGCGGTTCGGACGGCTCGATCGGCGAGGCGTAG